Proteins from a single region of Aureibacter tunicatorum:
- a CDS encoding outer membrane beta-barrel protein: MKIKYALLQITLFLVFTSTIPSIKAQSHWVEGKITTKKGETLSGYIDFKEWSKSPKFIRFKSNDKEKDSRKFYPNDLINYEVDGEKYISAIIESEISPRISSTFDFDKNIQTETDTAFIRVIISGSKMLYHYKNNFGNDNYYINVDNEIKLLTYKKYKKHKDLSVNHRMVFDENKRYLAELSLYLNDCQKISKTLKTTSYNTKSLEKLFIKYYECRNNEKFEKSETDEGNFKFWLIAGMTVNDMRLTFSNFGMTTRHLHQANISNSFSPTFGISAEYIIPRNHNKWSIYNELHHSSFNFEYDYESNTNVKISASYLKIINMIRYKYFTNNKSHIFINAGMGNGIMISSTNKKTEEYGYTEKRIRESEAIPAGMHKYDLSLNFGAGYSIKRLSLEIRYENTLNKLPQSMSLGSTLKRYHFLIGYHF; the protein is encoded by the coding sequence ATGAAAATAAAATATGCACTCTTACAAATTACACTATTTTTAGTATTTACTTCAACAATCCCTTCTATTAAAGCTCAATCACATTGGGTAGAAGGAAAAATAACCACAAAAAAAGGAGAAACTCTTAGCGGCTACATCGACTTCAAAGAATGGTCAAAAAGTCCGAAATTCATTCGCTTCAAATCAAATGATAAAGAAAAAGATAGTCGCAAATTCTACCCAAATGACCTAATTAATTATGAGGTAGACGGCGAGAAATACATATCAGCTATAATAGAAAGTGAAATAAGTCCAAGAATTTCCTCAACATTCGATTTTGATAAAAACATACAAACTGAAACTGACACCGCTTTTATTAGAGTAATTATTAGCGGATCAAAAATGCTATATCATTATAAGAACAACTTTGGCAATGACAATTATTATATAAATGTAGACAATGAGATTAAATTATTAACTTATAAAAAATATAAAAAACACAAAGATTTAAGTGTCAATCATAGAATGGTCTTCGATGAAAACAAACGATATTTAGCCGAATTATCGCTTTACTTAAATGATTGCCAAAAAATTTCGAAAACTTTAAAGACCACAAGTTATAACACAAAAAGCCTTGAAAAGCTTTTCATAAAATACTATGAATGTAGGAATAACGAGAAATTTGAAAAATCCGAAACAGATGAAGGTAACTTTAAGTTTTGGCTTATAGCTGGAATGACCGTTAACGATATGAGGTTAACATTTTCCAATTTTGGAATGACAACAAGACACCTACATCAAGCAAATATCAGCAACTCTTTTTCCCCTACATTTGGCATTTCTGCAGAATACATTATTCCAAGAAATCATAATAAATGGTCTATCTATAACGAATTACACCATTCTTCATTCAACTTTGAATATGATTATGAAAGCAATACTAATGTAAAAATTAGCGCATCATATTTAAAAATCATTAACATGATTAGATATAAATATTTCACCAATAATAAAAGTCATATCTTTATAAATGCAGGAATGGGAAATGGAATCATGATCTCATCAACTAATAAAAAAACAGAAGAATATGGATATACGGAAAAAAGAATTAGAGAGTCAGAAGCTATTCCTGCAGGAATGCATAAATATGACCTTTCTTTAAACTTTGGAGCAGGCTACAGCATAAAGAGGCTATCCCTAGAAATAAGATATGAAAATACATTGAACAAACTACCACAGTCGATGTCACTTGGATCAACTTTGAAAAGATATCACTTCTTAATTGGCTACCATTTTTAA
- a CDS encoding aminopeptidase C, giving the protein MFFLLGMAITFQSLGQNEKINVGPYVFETIISNDVNAVQNQGRTGTCWSFSSLSFFESELLRKGKGKYELSEMFVVWNSYKDKSEKYVRMNGALNYGAGGAFHDVVNVLRDYGMVPESVYGGLNYGFDSHNHGEMDEVLKGMVDGVIKNKSKRLTTAWPHAIESTLNAYLGEIPQEFEYLGKKYTPKSYANEMGLNPDDYIELSSFTHHPYYKPFILEVPDNWAWGQVYNLPLDEMMDAIETSLENGYTLAWASDVSEPYFMFKKGLAIVPSKPWDKLTKEEKDDFGTTVVDEMKITPEVRQREFDDYRTTDDHGMHIVGLAKDQNGKKFFIVKNSWGTERNDQDGYFYASWEYVKYKTTDVMVNKNSLPKPLLKKLNL; this is encoded by the coding sequence ATGTTTTTTTTATTGGGCATGGCGATAACTTTTCAGTCTTTGGGACAGAATGAAAAGATAAATGTAGGGCCTTATGTTTTTGAAACGATCATCTCCAATGATGTGAATGCTGTTCAGAATCAAGGCAGAACAGGCACTTGTTGGTCATTCTCTTCTCTCTCATTTTTTGAATCTGAATTATTGAGAAAAGGTAAAGGCAAATATGAACTGTCTGAAATGTTTGTGGTTTGGAATTCTTATAAAGACAAATCTGAAAAATATGTTCGTATGAATGGTGCGTTGAACTATGGAGCTGGCGGTGCTTTTCATGATGTTGTGAATGTATTGAGGGATTATGGGATGGTTCCTGAGTCTGTTTATGGAGGTTTGAATTATGGATTTGATTCCCACAACCATGGCGAAATGGATGAAGTGCTTAAGGGCATGGTGGATGGAGTGATCAAGAACAAGAGCAAGCGTTTGACTACTGCGTGGCCTCATGCTATTGAATCGACATTGAATGCGTATTTGGGAGAAATTCCTCAGGAATTCGAATACCTTGGAAAGAAATATACTCCAAAATCATATGCGAATGAAATGGGCTTGAATCCTGATGATTATATTGAGTTGTCTTCGTTCACTCATCATCCATATTACAAGCCGTTTATTCTAGAAGTGCCAGACAATTGGGCATGGGGGCAAGTGTATAATTTACCATTGGATGAAATGATGGATGCTATCGAAACTTCGTTGGAGAACGGCTATACATTAGCTTGGGCATCCGATGTTAGCGAACCTTATTTTATGTTCAAAAAAGGTTTGGCGATAGTTCCTTCAAAGCCTTGGGATAAATTGACTAAAGAGGAGAAGGATGATTTTGGAACGACTGTGGTGGATGAAATGAAAATAACGCCAGAAGTGAGGCAGCGAGAGTTTGATGATTATAGAACTACTGATGACCATGGAATGCATATTGTAGGTTTGGCTAAGGATCAGAATGGGAAGAAATTCTTTATTGTCAAAAATTCTTGGGGAACAGAAAGAAATGATCAAGATGGTTATTTTTACGCTTCATGGGAGTATGTGAAGTACAAGACCACAGATGTGATGGTTAATAAAAATTCATTGCCTAAGCCATTGTTGAAGAAATTGAATCTTTAA
- a CDS encoding MOSC domain-containing protein: MKVISTNISSPKTVTWNDKTFETGIFKKPVKQGIKLDKTSVIGDTVIDTENHGGIDKACYLYPLEHYEFWREKYPALEWEHGMFGENLTSKGIDESRVNIGDIFEFGKARLQVSQPRVPCYKLSAKFNDSSIVKVFSQSQRPGIYLRVLKKGTIKPEDSINLILKNHEGISVLKAFELLYDKDASIEDLQRAINEPFLADAYREDLIKKLEKKKINS; encoded by the coding sequence ATGAAAGTAATATCAACTAACATTTCCTCTCCCAAAACTGTCACATGGAATGATAAAACTTTTGAAACAGGAATTTTCAAAAAACCTGTAAAACAAGGAATCAAGCTGGATAAAACATCTGTCATTGGCGATACGGTAATTGATACCGAAAATCATGGTGGTATCGATAAAGCTTGTTATTTATATCCGCTAGAGCATTATGAGTTTTGGAGAGAAAAATATCCTGCTTTGGAATGGGAGCATGGCATGTTTGGAGAAAATCTCACTTCAAAGGGAATTGATGAAAGTCGGGTAAATATTGGAGACATTTTCGAATTTGGCAAAGCCAGACTTCAAGTCAGCCAACCTCGAGTGCCTTGTTATAAACTAAGCGCCAAGTTCAATGACTCATCGATTGTCAAAGTATTTTCGCAATCCCAACGTCCGGGCATCTATTTAAGAGTCTTAAAGAAAGGGACAATAAAGCCTGAAGACAGCATCAACTTGATTTTAAAAAACCACGAAGGCATATCTGTGCTTAAAGCATTCGAATTGCTTTATGATAAAGACGCCTCTATTGAAGATTTACAAAGAGCTATCAATGAGCCTTTCCTAGCTGACGCATATAGAGAAGACCTCATAAAAAAACTTGAAAAGAAAAAAATAAACTCGTAA
- a CDS encoding pirin family protein has translation MKITEYLANDRGYANFEWLEANYSFSFSNYYNPAKMGFGALRVLNDDSISAGTGFGMHPHENMEIITIPLSGTVSHKDDQGNSGTISRGEIQLMSAGSGIYHSEKNASSKEQLKLFQIWIIPQSENTNPKYEQLDYNALHLDGKWANIISPKKEKGKLQINQNAFLSLTQIKQRDKIDYKLNSSKNGLYLMVIEGDVSTEAFELKERDAIGIEDFESISIEAKNDSFLLAIEVPMII, from the coding sequence ATGAAAATTACGGAATACTTAGCGAATGATCGCGGATATGCGAATTTTGAATGGCTGGAAGCTAATTATTCATTTAGCTTCTCCAATTATTACAATCCTGCCAAAATGGGATTTGGCGCTCTAAGAGTTCTTAATGACGACTCCATCTCAGCAGGAACAGGTTTTGGCATGCATCCGCATGAAAATATGGAAATCATAACCATCCCTCTTTCCGGAACGGTAAGCCATAAAGACGATCAAGGAAATTCAGGCACTATATCAAGAGGCGAAATTCAGTTAATGTCAGCGGGCAGCGGCATATACCATTCTGAGAAAAACGCCTCAAGCAAAGAACAGCTTAAGCTCTTCCAAATCTGGATTATTCCGCAATCAGAAAACACGAATCCCAAATATGAGCAATTGGATTACAACGCTCTTCATCTTGATGGAAAATGGGCAAATATCATTTCTCCAAAGAAAGAGAAAGGAAAACTTCAAATCAATCAAAACGCTTTTCTATCCCTCACTCAAATAAAACAAAGAGATAAAATTGACTATAAATTAAACAGCTCCAAAAATGGTCTATATTTAATGGTCATAGAAGGTGATGTCTCTACCGAAGCTTTTGAATTAAAGGAAAGAGATGCCATTGGTATAGAAGACTTCGAATCCATATCCATAGAAGCGAAAAATGACAGCTTTTTGCTTGCCATAGAAGTGCCAATGATTATTTAA
- a CDS encoding gamma carbonic anhydrase family protein: MALVKSIVRDGQTLAPSMPESCWLADNATVVGEVEMGEDCTIWFNAVVRGDVNLIKLGNRVNVQDGVVLHATYQKSTTVIGDDVSIGHNACVHGCRIEDNVLVGMNSVIMDGAIIGSNSVIAAGAVVLANTIVEEGSLYAGTPAKKVKDISEELLANIKRTASNYPKYASWFKED; encoded by the coding sequence ATGGCATTAGTAAAATCAATTGTTAGAGATGGCCAAACGCTGGCGCCGAGCATGCCTGAGAGTTGCTGGTTGGCGGACAACGCGACTGTTGTAGGCGAAGTGGAGATGGGAGAGGATTGCACCATTTGGTTCAATGCTGTTGTTAGAGGGGATGTGAATTTGATTAAATTGGGAAATAGAGTAAATGTCCAGGATGGCGTGGTGTTGCATGCGACTTATCAAAAATCGACCACTGTCATTGGCGATGATGTTTCCATTGGTCACAATGCTTGCGTGCATGGTTGTAGAATAGAAGATAATGTGCTTGTTGGTATGAACTCAGTAATTATGGATGGAGCGATTATAGGCTCGAATTCCGTGATCGCCGCTGGAGCAGTTGTATTGGCGAATACTATTGTAGAGGAGGGAAGCTTGTATGCGGGAACGCCAGCCAAAAAGGTTAAGGATATATCTGAAGAATTATTAGCTAATATTAAAAGAACAGCGTCTAATTATCCCAAGTATGCTAGTTGGTTTAAGGAGGATTAA
- a CDS encoding anthranilate synthase component I family protein has product MIKRFIKNYKVNKISDFKSKSLKWAEQFDHFEYLNPNNFQYPNDPFIEVLAVGANDILTCKNDHNAFEALKRFKNSKKDWLFGYFSYDLKNYLEDLKSENPDRIEFSDLMFFQPTHLLFFNDDEIEIQSLTNNNDEVFEIISDTPLVSENNDEKFEIKSAVSKENYIQTVEKLKNHILEGDIYETNYCQEFYGENVDINPISKYLELNAVSPTPFSVMLKDCDKFLMGASPERYIKRVTNKCISQPIKGTIKRGLNLEEDEMLKHALLHDPKERAENLMIVDLVRNDLARVSTPGTVHVDELFGIYSFKQVHQMISTISSEVSNVTDSIDIIKNTFPMGSMTGAPKISMMNLAEKYETTKRGLYSGAVGYFTPTDDFDFNVVIRSILYNQTRKSLSFMVGSAITFDSDPAKEYEECLLKAKAIIKILN; this is encoded by the coding sequence ATGATAAAACGATTTATTAAGAACTATAAAGTGAACAAGATCAGCGATTTTAAATCTAAATCGCTTAAGTGGGCGGAACAGTTTGACCATTTTGAGTATTTAAACCCTAACAACTTCCAATACCCAAATGATCCTTTCATTGAAGTTTTGGCTGTTGGAGCAAATGACATCCTTACTTGCAAAAATGATCATAATGCTTTTGAAGCTTTGAAACGTTTCAAAAACTCCAAAAAAGACTGGCTTTTTGGATATTTTTCCTATGATCTTAAAAACTACTTGGAGGATCTTAAAAGCGAAAATCCAGATCGCATTGAATTTTCAGACTTGATGTTCTTCCAACCCACTCACTTGCTATTTTTCAATGATGATGAAATAGAAATTCAAAGCTTGACAAACAATAATGACGAAGTTTTTGAAATTATTTCAGATACGCCATTAGTGAGCGAGAACAATGATGAAAAATTTGAAATAAAATCAGCTGTAAGCAAAGAAAACTATATTCAAACGGTTGAAAAACTCAAAAATCATATTCTTGAGGGAGACATCTACGAAACCAACTATTGCCAAGAGTTCTATGGTGAAAATGTCGATATTAATCCAATTAGCAAATATCTGGAATTAAACGCAGTCTCTCCAACTCCATTCTCTGTCATGCTTAAGGACTGTGACAAATTCTTAATGGGAGCAAGCCCTGAAAGGTATATTAAAAGAGTTACCAATAAATGCATATCGCAACCCATCAAAGGCACGATCAAAAGAGGGCTGAACTTGGAAGAGGATGAAATGCTCAAGCATGCCTTACTGCACGACCCTAAAGAAAGAGCCGAAAACTTAATGATCGTTGATCTTGTGCGTAATGATCTGGCCAGAGTTTCAACACCTGGCACAGTCCATGTTGATGAACTATTCGGCATATATTCATTCAAACAAGTGCATCAAATGATATCCACTATATCAAGCGAAGTTTCAAATGTGACAGATTCGATAGATATCATAAAAAACACCTTTCCAATGGGAAGCATGACCGGAGCTCCGAAAATCAGCATGATGAATTTAGCCGAAAAGTATGAAACAACTAAAAGAGGCTTGTACTCTGGAGCTGTGGGCTATTTCACTCCGACTGATGACTTTGATTTCAATGTAGTAATAAGAAGTATTCTTTATAATCAGACCCGAAAGAGTTTGTCATTCATGGTAGGAAGTGCTATAACTTTCGACTCAGACCCGGCTAAAGAATATGAAGAATGCTTGCTTAAAGCTAAAGCCATAATTAAAATTCTAAATTAA
- a CDS encoding DUF3298 and DUF4163 domain-containing protein, with amino-acid sequence MKTRRFLALPILTFLLAITFTNCKKNQSSDKTSQNDIITSKGLSYEIISLNKSHGCENGNKDKSGCVEISISYPKIVNAKDDQVKNKLNAYIENHFEINGYQSLDSAMNDFIDNYLDILKFDSTYKTHWYGEYVERIIYQSDEILSLAYEANSYEGGAHSQFELHFSNLSLQTGNLVKLEEVLKDGYSQKLNEIGESIFRKDKNLAPEESLFKAGYLFPGNKFTLNNNYSLSDSGIYFFYNNYEIASYAQGTTELLIPIDSISTLIQKNWTK; translated from the coding sequence ATGAAAACAAGAAGATTTTTAGCCTTACCCATACTTACCTTTTTACTGGCAATCACATTTACGAACTGCAAAAAAAATCAGTCCAGCGACAAAACTTCTCAAAATGATATAATCACATCCAAAGGGCTCTCATATGAGATTATATCATTGAATAAAAGCCATGGTTGCGAAAATGGGAATAAGGATAAATCAGGCTGTGTCGAAATTTCTATCAGTTATCCCAAGATTGTCAACGCAAAAGATGATCAAGTAAAGAACAAACTAAACGCCTACATTGAAAATCACTTTGAAATCAATGGCTATCAATCACTAGATTCTGCCATGAATGACTTCATTGACAACTATCTGGATATCTTAAAATTCGACTCAACTTACAAAACTCATTGGTATGGAGAATATGTCGAACGAATAATTTACCAAAGCGATGAAATCTTAAGCCTAGCTTATGAAGCTAATAGTTACGAGGGAGGCGCTCATAGTCAATTTGAACTTCACTTTTCCAACCTAAGCCTTCAAACTGGAAACCTAGTAAAATTAGAAGAAGTGCTAAAAGATGGTTACTCTCAAAAACTTAATGAAATTGGAGAGAGCATCTTTAGAAAAGACAAAAATCTGGCTCCCGAAGAATCCCTTTTCAAGGCTGGTTATTTATTTCCTGGCAACAAATTCACTTTAAACAACAATTATTCATTGTCTGATTCGGGGATTTATTTTTTTTACAACAACTATGAAATTGCTTCTTACGCTCAAGGGACGACAGAACTTTTAATTCCTATAGACTCAATCAGCACTTTAATCCAAAAAAACTGGACAAAATAG
- a CDS encoding phage integrase SAM-like domain-containing protein — protein MKITIRKYPLKDNRSSLYLDIYKNGTRTKEYLGLYVFDRPENNVQKEHSEKNRMRAERLRLNLLEKYQEELALKKINTPQVDTFLDSYIESEKLSKISLGHWNGLKKHLRAFFNYSPPHLEQLEPNFQEKFAKYLRSEGLKQNTIHQYIKKLDLLCQQAMNKHSKSPQFISINTKAEEKNDRDLLTVEELKLLSQKAPKHPLLLAIKLGAMTGLSISELLELTYKDIALEDNKVFFKIGANKIPIFPTVLKFLDERKMNTSSKILPLLKYSRIFNKQLKEFIQSHLHSHKVISFSSLKYTYIMILLSRGFDIYEITKFIRVKSIATTQKYLDYIHLYNTTYDKPLDNFDFEL, from the coding sequence ATGAAAATTACTATTAGAAAGTATCCACTAAAAGACAATCGATCATCTCTATATTTGGATATTTACAAGAATGGAACAAGAACAAAAGAGTACCTTGGTTTATATGTATTTGACCGACCTGAAAACAATGTCCAAAAAGAGCACAGCGAAAAAAATCGTATGAGAGCGGAACGGTTAAGGTTAAATCTTTTAGAAAAATACCAAGAAGAGCTAGCTTTAAAAAAAATAAACACTCCGCAAGTGGATACCTTCTTAGATAGTTATATTGAATCCGAAAAACTAAGCAAAATTTCTTTAGGCCACTGGAATGGGCTAAAAAAGCACCTAAGAGCCTTTTTCAACTACTCTCCTCCTCATTTGGAGCAATTAGAACCTAATTTTCAAGAGAAGTTCGCAAAATATCTTCGGTCAGAAGGTCTTAAGCAAAACACAATTCATCAGTATATAAAAAAACTTGACCTGCTATGCCAACAAGCGATGAATAAACATAGCAAATCTCCGCAATTCATTTCTATCAATACCAAAGCCGAAGAAAAAAACGACAGAGACTTGCTAACCGTTGAGGAATTAAAACTATTATCCCAAAAAGCGCCTAAACACCCTCTTCTCTTAGCAATCAAACTAGGTGCAATGACCGGACTGTCTATATCTGAACTACTTGAATTAACCTATAAAGATATAGCACTTGAAGACAATAAAGTTTTTTTTAAAATTGGAGCAAACAAAATTCCTATATTCCCCACAGTGCTTAAATTTCTCGATGAGAGAAAAATGAATACATCATCCAAAATATTACCTTTGCTTAAATATTCTAGAATTTTCAATAAACAGCTTAAGGAATTCATCCAAAGCCATTTGCATTCTCATAAAGTCATCTCCTTTTCGTCTTTAAAATACACTTATATCATGATATTGCTAAGTAGAGGTTTTGACATCTACGAAATCACTAAATTCATCAGAGTTAAAAGCATTGCGACGACTCAAAAATATCTTGACTATATTCACCTTTATAATACTACCTATGACAAACCTCTTGACAACTTTGATTTTGAATTATAG
- a CDS encoding alpha/beta hydrolase, with protein MYLFNYHKEGSKLQVYSNHKSSGKPILFFIHGSPGSWQAFKGYLQDEELSRDYWMFSVNRLGYGGSETKHSLHIQLQSSIIMSFIRSIIEGGNDRLFLLVGHSYGGGVSMDVFQKSQDIINGLLLIAPTLAPELQRVKFYNKFAKLRVVNKLLPSNLKMSNKEMYNIYDDLLEVERSYPKVNNPVWLIHGTRDKIVSFGTVEYLRHQLSHDILKIIVIEKGDHFIPWKKKSFVKQVLLDFFELLAKL; from the coding sequence ATGTACCTATTTAATTATCATAAAGAAGGAAGTAAGCTTCAGGTGTATTCCAACCACAAGTCATCTGGCAAACCTATTTTATTCTTTATCCATGGATCACCCGGTAGCTGGCAGGCATTTAAAGGTTATTTGCAGGATGAGGAATTATCGCGTGATTATTGGATGTTTTCTGTGAATCGATTGGGCTATGGAGGTTCTGAAACGAAGCATTCGTTGCATATTCAACTTCAGTCATCCATAATTATGAGTTTTATTCGATCTATCATAGAGGGAGGCAATGATAGGTTATTTTTGTTAGTTGGACATTCTTATGGAGGAGGAGTAAGCATGGATGTCTTTCAAAAATCCCAAGATATAATCAATGGACTTTTGCTCATAGCGCCAACTCTAGCACCAGAGCTTCAGCGTGTGAAGTTTTATAATAAATTCGCCAAGTTGAGAGTAGTGAATAAATTATTGCCGAGTAATTTGAAAATGAGCAATAAAGAAATGTATAATATCTATGATGACTTGCTTGAAGTCGAGAGGTCATATCCGAAAGTGAACAATCCAGTGTGGTTAATTCATGGCACTCGCGATAAAATTGTAAGCTTTGGAACAGTTGAGTATTTGAGGCATCAGCTTTCTCATGATATTTTGAAAATTATTGTGATCGAAAAGGGAGATCATTTTATACCATGGAAGAAGAAGTCATTTGTAAAACAAGTATTGCTGGATTTTTTTGAGCTGTTGGCAAAGTTGTGA
- a CDS encoding YHS domain-containing (seleno)protein, protein MKTKSLISLIMLLLPLWTMAQESKQYNLEKGVGSKGYDVVSYFDNSAKKGSKKISAEYKGVKYYFSSDANKAKFEKNPEKYAPQYGGWCAYAMGKEAEKVDVDPNTFEIMDGKLYLFYNKFFNNTKEKWDKNPEQLRKLADENWQKILRK, encoded by the coding sequence ATGAAAACGAAGAGTTTGATTAGTTTGATAATGTTATTGTTGCCTTTATGGACAATGGCTCAAGAGTCTAAGCAATATAATTTAGAAAAAGGAGTAGGCTCCAAAGGGTATGATGTGGTTTCATATTTTGACAATTCAGCTAAAAAAGGAAGCAAAAAGATCTCTGCTGAGTATAAAGGAGTGAAGTATTATTTTTCTTCAGATGCAAATAAAGCTAAGTTTGAGAAAAATCCAGAAAAATATGCACCTCAATATGGAGGCTGGTGTGCTTATGCAATGGGGAAAGAAGCTGAGAAAGTGGATGTAGATCCTAATACGTTTGAAATTATGGATGGTAAGTTGTATCTTTTTTACAATAAGTTTTTCAATAATACAAAAGAGAAGTGGGATAAAAATCCAGAGCAATTGAGGAAGTTAGCGGATGAAAACTGGCAAAAGATTTTAAGAAAATAG
- a CDS encoding Rieske 2Fe-2S domain-containing protein, producing MSVGYVPVQWNRFKKLYDKIIFAFVILYVVGFTGFSLVFNPNITVETLMIRASGTLAFLMLTIILSIGPLTRINRKFLPLLYNRRHLGVSMFTIGLIHGALVLYQFHALGNVNPLFSLFFSNLQYNSFANFPFQVLGFIALMIFYVMFSTSHDFWLKNLSPKTWKLLHMLVYVSYFLIIGHVVLGAFQQEKSLWIYLPVSLSVVMIALLHVWSAILDKKIDNEKLKGNEEFLYACRIGDIDDNRAKIVFAGEERVAIFKYEGKLAAVSNVCKHQNGPIGEGKVVKGCITCPWHGYQYQPNDGCSPPPFDEKISTYQIKLVEDAIYIHPRANEEGMEQKPIEYEKGE from the coding sequence ATGAGCGTAGGATATGTGCCTGTACAATGGAATCGATTTAAGAAGTTGTATGACAAAATTATTTTCGCTTTTGTAATTCTTTACGTCGTAGGTTTTACGGGGTTTTCATTGGTTTTTAATCCAAATATTACTGTGGAGACACTGATGATAAGAGCTTCAGGGACATTGGCGTTTTTGATGCTGACTATTATTTTATCTATCGGGCCATTAACCAGAATAAATAGAAAGTTCCTGCCTTTGCTGTATAATAGGAGGCACTTGGGAGTTTCAATGTTTACGATAGGGTTGATTCACGGAGCTTTGGTTCTTTATCAATTTCATGCTTTAGGAAATGTTAACCCTTTATTCTCCTTGTTTTTTTCTAATCTCCAATACAATTCATTTGCTAATTTTCCATTTCAAGTTTTAGGCTTTATCGCTTTGATGATTTTTTATGTTATGTTTTCCACAAGCCATGATTTTTGGTTGAAAAACTTAAGTCCTAAAACTTGGAAGTTGCTGCATATGCTTGTTTATGTTTCATACTTTTTGATTATAGGGCATGTAGTGTTGGGTGCGTTTCAACAAGAAAAATCATTATGGATTTATTTGCCGGTTTCATTGAGCGTTGTGATGATCGCCTTGTTGCATGTTTGGTCAGCTATTCTTGATAAAAAGATAGACAATGAGAAGCTAAAGGGGAATGAAGAGTTTTTATATGCTTGTAGAATAGGGGATATCGATGACAATAGAGCTAAGATTGTGTTTGCAGGAGAAGAGAGGGTTGCCATATTCAAATATGAAGGAAAACTGGCTGCTGTGTCTAATGTGTGCAAGCATCAAAATGGGCCAATAGGAGAAGGAAAAGTTGTGAAAGGTTGTATCACTTGTCCTTGGCACGGCTATCAATATCAACCAAATGATGGGTGTTCGCCTCCTCCCTTTGATGAGAAAATATCAACTTATCAAATCAAATTGGTGGAAGATGCGATTTATATACACCCTCGTGCAAATGAAGAAGGTATGGAACAAAAGCCAATTGAATATGAAAAAGGAGAATGA